Proteins from a genomic interval of Ptychodera flava strain L36383 chromosome 7, AS_Pfla_20210202, whole genome shotgun sequence:
- the LOC139137009 gene encoding uncharacterized protein codes for MEICVHRPVTSDSQTQHEDTELKRCQDNTTTLLRGFKARKPRVFQRTVGESEQIVLTPQISAPRVTSAEVKRIQEKRREKDRVHIDICEDLEEFQPQYSLMCKGSMKPLPFKKPWTPMGKSCLVTQKMRWSRNRHRPHLSPLVMKMMKLKTESDNGEVLKITPIRAKRKWCAAPFSRVESKLKGRFTRQAAKRNKNVNPLQRGKWILRATEEKLTCAWKKLCSVICQGKLAHCNCKLEGSEEIWVYCDVCQADQVGDVLREELSSELSMKFQVQGHSTVKKR; via the exons ATGGAGATCTGTGTCCACCGTCCTGTCACCAGTGATAGTCAGACACAGCACGAGGACACAGAGCTGAAACGCTGCCAGGACAACACAACCACTTTGCTGAGAGGATTCAAAGCCAGAAAGCCCAGAGTCTTCCAGCGTACTGTAG GTGAAAGTGAACAAATCGTGTTAACGCCACAAATTTCAGCCCCTAGAGTAACATCTGCTGAAGTTAAGAGGATCCAGgaaaagagacgagagaaagaCAGAGTTCACATCGATATTTGTGAAGATCTTGAAGAATTTCAACCACAATACTCACTCATGTGTAAGGGAAGCATGAAG CCCTTGCCTTTCAAGAAACCATGGACACCGATGGGGAAGAGTTGCCTGGTAACGCAGAAGATGAGATGGAGCAGGAACAGACACAGACCTCACTTGTCTCcacttgtgatgaaaatgatgaaactcAAGACGGAGAGTGACAATGGTGAGGTGTTGAAAATCACACCAATCAGAGCCAAAAGG AAATGGTGCGCTGCACCTTTCAGTAGAGTTGAAAGCAAGCTCAAAGGCCGGTTTACTCGTCAAGCAGCGAAGAGAAACAAGAATGTGAATCCACTGCAGAGAGGAAAATGGATTCTCAGAG CAACAGAAGAAAAACTCACATGTGCATGGAAGAAGCTGTGCAGTGTTATATGTCAGGGAAAGCTGGCACACTGCAATTGTAAACTAGAG GGAAGTGAAGAAATCTGGGTGTACTGCGATGTCTGCCAAGCTGATCAG GTTGGTGATGTTCTGAGAGAGGAGCTATCCTCGGAGCTGAGCATGAAATTCCAGGTTCAAGGACACAGCACTGTCAAGAAGAGGTGA